The following are from one region of the Lytechinus variegatus isolate NC3 chromosome 4, Lvar_3.0, whole genome shotgun sequence genome:
- the LOC121413227 gene encoding uncharacterized protein LOC121413227, protein METSSVAAGANFGRDEAYTTINNAAIAVTTTTAATTISAADATTTKSASATAITIATATTKTTPDTKPPSPQLTRYCSWRRIDQELQSQGLLVSYNKKNAKGPSNELVEYLATVVEMQRLTYCHR, encoded by the coding sequence atggaGACCAGCAGCGTGGCAGCAGGAGCAAATTTTGGCCGTGATGAGGCGTATACCACCATCAACAATGCTGCAATTGCAGTCACTACCACCACTGCTGCCACCACTATCAGTGCTGCTGATGCCACCACCACCAAGTCTGCTTCTGCCACTGCCATCACCATTGCCACCGCCACTACCAAGACCACTCCTGACACAAAGCCCCCAAGTCCTCAACTGACCAGATATTGCAGCTGGAGAAGGATAGACCAGGAACTTCAAAGCCAGGGCTTGTTGGTCTCCTACAATAAGAAAAATGCCAAGGGCCCATCTAATGAACTTGTAGAATATTTGGCCACAGTTGTAGAAATGCAGAGACTAACATACTGCCACag